ATGGACGGACGTTTTGTACCTAATATTACGATCGGTCCGGTGGTCGTCGAACATCTCCGTAAAATCACCAAACTTCCGCTGGATGTTCATCTTATGATCGTCGAACCCG
This DNA window, taken from bacterium, encodes the following:
- a CDS encoding ribulose-phosphate 3-epimerase: MPIIAPSILSADFANLSRDIRIAEESGADWIHVDVMDGRFVPNITIGPVVVEHLRKITKLPLDVHLMIVEP